In Chitinophagales bacterium, a single genomic region encodes these proteins:
- the rpe gene encoding ribulose-phosphate 3-epimerase — protein sequence MTSAIIAPSILAADFANLKQDIELIQNSEAEWVHVDVMDGVFVPNISFGFPILKAVKENTTKFIDVHLMIVKPERYIEQFVKDGANGISVHYEGNLHIHSLLSQIRNAGAKAGLVLNPHTPVHVIKDVLHLIDTLLIMSVNPGFGGQKFIPETIARVKEATQIIKEKGTNTIIQVDGGVNAENATSLFNAGANCLVAGSAVFKSNNPLEYIAQLKACKKY from the coding sequence ATGACCTCAGCCATTATAGCACCATCTATATTAGCGGCAGATTTTGCCAACTTAAAACAAGATATTGAATTAATTCAAAACTCTGAAGCAGAGTGGGTACATGTAGATGTTATGGATGGAGTTTTTGTGCCTAATATCTCTTTTGGATTTCCTATTTTGAAAGCTGTTAAAGAAAATACTACAAAATTTATTGATGTTCATTTAATGATTGTAAAGCCTGAAAGGTATATTGAGCAATTTGTAAAAGACGGAGCCAATGGTATTTCTGTACATTATGAAGGCAATTTGCACATACATAGTTTGCTTAGCCAAATAAGAAATGCAGGAGCTAAAGCCGGCTTAGTACTTAATCCTCATACACCCGTGCATGTTATAAAAGATGTACTACATTTAATAGACACTTTACTTATTATGTCGGTAAATCCTGGTTTTGGCGGTCAAAAATTTATACCCGAAACTATAGCCAGAGTTAAAGAAGCCACACAAATAATAAAAGAAAAAGGAACAAATACCATTATACAAGTAGATGGAGGCGTTAATGCAGAAAATGCCACTTCGCTCTTTAATGCAGGGGCTAATTGTTTAGTGGCAGGTAGTGCCGTTTTTAAATCAAATAATCCATTAGAATATATTGCTCAATTAAAAGCCTGCAAAAAATACTAA